From the genome of Anopheles moucheti chromosome 3, idAnoMoucSN_F20_07, whole genome shotgun sequence, one region includes:
- the LOC128301358 gene encoding peroxisomal targeting signal 2 receptor isoform X1 → MNYLKKSQVIFITLSAGRMSTFFTTNRHGYSVRFSPFNPDQFVVASSQFYGLAGGGTLYFLELTPDGCGIVEKRTHHWTDGLFDVTWSESNPEIIVSGSGDGSVQLWNTNVSSNNGPPSMVYREHKKEIYSVDWSKVPYEQLFISASWDSTVKIWDPIRNNSLSTYIGHTQLVYNAVFAAHIPNTFASVSGDGFLKIWDILCYDLPIASIKAHDGEVLTVDWCKHDSNILATGASDGLIRIWDLRNFGVPITELKGNEFAVRKVQFSPHNFSVLASVGYDFTTRIWDFKKSNEAMETIKHHSEFTYGLDWNRRRRNQLADCGWDSLVHVFKPDCLSDKI, encoded by the exons GAAGGATGTCAACTTTTTTCACCACCAACCGGCACGGGTACAGTGTGCGATTTTCGCCCTTCAACCCGGACCAGTTCGTCGTGGCATCGAGCCAATTCTATGGCCTGGCCGGTGGTGGCACGCTGTACTTTCTCGAGCTCACGCCGGACGGTTGCGGTATCGTCGAGAAGCGTACCCATCACTGGACGGACGGACTGTTTGACGTG ACGTGGTCCGAATCGAACCCGGAAATCATTGTGTCCGGTTCGGGGGATGGCAGTGTCCAGCTGTGGAACACCAACGTGTCCAGCAACAACGGACCTCCGTCGATGGTGTACCGGGAGCACAAGAAGGAAATCTACAGCGTGGACTGGAGCAAGGTACCGTACGAGCAGCTCTTCATCAGTGCCAGCTGGGACAGTACGGTGAAGATATGGGATCCGATCCGGAACAACTCGCTCAGTACGTACATCGGCCATACGCAGCTCGTGTACAATGCGGTGTTTGCGGCCCACATCCCCAACACGTTTGCCAGCGTCAGTGGTGATGGATTTCTGAAGATTTGGGACATCCTCTGTTACGATCTACCGATCGCAAGCATTAAGGCTCACGATGGAGAG GTTTTAACGGTGGATTGGTGCAAGCATGATTCGAACATTCTGGCTACTGGCGCGTCGGACGGTTTGATACGCATTTGGGACCTGAGAAACTTCGGCGTACCGATCACGGAACTGAAGGGCAATGAGTTTGCCGTAAGGAAAGTACAATTTTCACCGCACAATTTCTCCGTGCTGGCCAGCGTCGGATATGACTTTACCACCAG AATATGGGACTTTAAGAAGAGCAATGAAGCGATGGAAACGATCAAACATCATTCGGAGTTTACGTACGGGCTCGATTGGAACAGACGTCGCCGGAATCAGCTGGCCGATTGTGGATGGGACTCGCTGGTGCACGTCTTCAAGCCGGATTGCCTTTCGGATAAGATTTAG
- the LOC128301358 gene encoding peroxisomal targeting signal 2 receptor isoform X2, with amino-acid sequence MSTFFTTNRHGYSVRFSPFNPDQFVVASSQFYGLAGGGTLYFLELTPDGCGIVEKRTHHWTDGLFDVTWSESNPEIIVSGSGDGSVQLWNTNVSSNNGPPSMVYREHKKEIYSVDWSKVPYEQLFISASWDSTVKIWDPIRNNSLSTYIGHTQLVYNAVFAAHIPNTFASVSGDGFLKIWDILCYDLPIASIKAHDGEVLTVDWCKHDSNILATGASDGLIRIWDLRNFGVPITELKGNEFAVRKVQFSPHNFSVLASVGYDFTTRIWDFKKSNEAMETIKHHSEFTYGLDWNRRRRNQLADCGWDSLVHVFKPDCLSDKI; translated from the exons ATGTCAACTTTTTTCACCACCAACCGGCACGGGTACAGTGTGCGATTTTCGCCCTTCAACCCGGACCAGTTCGTCGTGGCATCGAGCCAATTCTATGGCCTGGCCGGTGGTGGCACGCTGTACTTTCTCGAGCTCACGCCGGACGGTTGCGGTATCGTCGAGAAGCGTACCCATCACTGGACGGACGGACTGTTTGACGTG ACGTGGTCCGAATCGAACCCGGAAATCATTGTGTCCGGTTCGGGGGATGGCAGTGTCCAGCTGTGGAACACCAACGTGTCCAGCAACAACGGACCTCCGTCGATGGTGTACCGGGAGCACAAGAAGGAAATCTACAGCGTGGACTGGAGCAAGGTACCGTACGAGCAGCTCTTCATCAGTGCCAGCTGGGACAGTACGGTGAAGATATGGGATCCGATCCGGAACAACTCGCTCAGTACGTACATCGGCCATACGCAGCTCGTGTACAATGCGGTGTTTGCGGCCCACATCCCCAACACGTTTGCCAGCGTCAGTGGTGATGGATTTCTGAAGATTTGGGACATCCTCTGTTACGATCTACCGATCGCAAGCATTAAGGCTCACGATGGAGAG GTTTTAACGGTGGATTGGTGCAAGCATGATTCGAACATTCTGGCTACTGGCGCGTCGGACGGTTTGATACGCATTTGGGACCTGAGAAACTTCGGCGTACCGATCACGGAACTGAAGGGCAATGAGTTTGCCGTAAGGAAAGTACAATTTTCACCGCACAATTTCTCCGTGCTGGCCAGCGTCGGATATGACTTTACCACCAG AATATGGGACTTTAAGAAGAGCAATGAAGCGATGGAAACGATCAAACATCATTCGGAGTTTACGTACGGGCTCGATTGGAACAGACGTCGCCGGAATCAGCTGGCCGATTGTGGATGGGACTCGCTGGTGCACGTCTTCAAGCCGGATTGCCTTTCGGATAAGATTTAG
- the LOC128306009 gene encoding X-linked retinitis pigmentosa GTPase regulator, which translates to MCNTTDQNGGGMHVDIEVPDTGAVFTLGKSYLFDDTIKEETTPQIDSANHPPETNGIAEIPERNGKDVPKRQQSYFFVKNDPIVKIVCGSKQSGVICESGRLFVWGLSGHGQLGLGKTETIHKPSCVRTIKRLKERVQSFCFGGNGFCIILSETGKVFYCGKNVFPFNAKISSLLDATTLHKNPTDNSEYTPFPVELQEFRHLRDESTKERFTEVVAGFNHFILLSSSGNCYGWGYNSHQQLGGVDSLKILSQPERIALDEPVGQVFCGNYCTLFVTTANTLYLVGKFQKITIPVLKQLTNCILPEQVIAGEITGWDCVYLLLATGQVYRSSRVRKVEDLQFDLFEHLDGLLAEDEHVVKIASANDCVSFVTSTGRLLTTYDDDCPFTVSDHFKELTKFRHFNVTDIASGNEHSLVLAYPAVERLDVTHALELLHNATPIPTELQMDAQTAQEFIRNEKRRLRREHVEREISKDESIAIETSDRGDSDVRFIDNGVSIAHAVTPNGMREHKRHHHHHLKPTDTADADDEEDRFSAHRDVGPRKTHTPNISQLIDYSDDDDDSISSQSTFNDEEEEENGDNGKHAFKHSEGYNGKNGIKNDSNNNRNEDARKLSLGSKLNGSMGSTKSSDRMRKFFKELKSKSMDVSCKNPGVVLDDDVKYSKNDQIIHAEDRASKVCTLM; encoded by the exons ATGTGTAACACAACGGACCAAAACGGAGGTGGCATGCATGTGGATATTGAAGTTCCAG ACACGGGAGCAGTGTTCACGTTGGGAAAATCGTACCTCTTCGATGATACGATTAAGGAGGAAACAACACCACAAATCGACTCAGCAAACCACCCACCGGAGACCAACGGTATAGCAGAAATACCGGAACGCAACGGAAAAGATGTGCCGAAGCGACAACAGAGTTACTTCTTTGTCAAAAATGATCCGATCGTGAAAATTGTCTGTGGCAGCAAACAAAGTGGAGTGATATGCG AATCGGGACGACTGTTCGTTTGGGGTCTCAGTGGACACGGTCAGCTTGGATTGGGCAAAACGGAAACCATCCATAAACCATCCTGCGTGCGCACGATCAAGCGTCTCAAGGAGCGAGTccaatcgttttgtttcggaGGAAATGGATTCTGCATTATACTTTCTG AAACTGGAAAGGTATTTTACTGTGGGAAAAATGTATTCCCTTTCAATGCTAAAATTTCCTCTTTACTGGATGCGACCACACTTCACAAAAATCCCACCGATAACAGTGAATATACACCGTTTCCGGTAGAACTGCAGGAATTCCGTCACCTTCGGGATGAATCTACAAAGGAGCGTTTCACGGAGGTAGTGGCCGGTTTCAATCATTTCATTCTGCTCAGTTCTAGCGGCAATTGCTACGGTTGGGGATATAACAGTCATCAGCAGCTCGGTGGAGTTGACTCACTTAAAATACTCTCCCAACCGGAAAGGATTGCACTGGACGAACCGGTCGGCCAGGTATTCTGTGGCAACTACTGCACACTGTTCGTCACCACGGCAAACACACTCTATCTGGTGGGCAAATTTCAAAAGATCACTATTCCAGTGTTAAAACAGCTGACCAATTGTATCCTTCCGGAGCAAGTGATCGCGGGCGAAATTACTGGATGGgattgtgtgtatttgttgCTAGCAACAGGCCAGGTGTACCGTTCTAGTCGggtgcgaaaggtggaagatCTACAGTTCGATCTATTCGAACATTTAGATGGATTGTTGGCGGAGGACGAACACGTGGTCAAGATCGCATCGGCAAATGATTGTGTATCGTTCGTTACAAGTACCGGACGCCTGCTAACGACGTACGATGACGATTGCCCCTTCACTGTGTCGGATCATTTCAAAGAGCTAACGAAATTCCGTCACTTTAACGTCACCGACATTGCCAGCGGGAACGAACATTCGCTAGTGTTGGCTTACCCTGCCGTAGAGCGACTCGATGTAACACATGCGCTCGAGCTTCTGCACAATGCTACACCGATACCAACCGAGCTGCAAATGGACGCCCAAACGGCACAAGAGTTTATCCGCAACGAGAAGAGACGTTTGCGACGGGAGCATGTGGAGCGTGAGATATCCAAGGATGAATCGATTGCGATTGAAACAAGTGACCGAGGCGATTCCGACGTGCGGTTTATCGATAACGGTGTTAGCATAGCGCATGCCGTTACTCCCAACGGAATGCGGGAACACAAAcgacaccatcatcaccacctgAAACCAACCGACACAGCTGATGCGGATGATGAGGAGGATCGCTTCTCGGCCCACAGAGATGTCGGTCCGAGAAAAACGCATACACCCAACATAAGTCAACTGATCGATTACagcgatgacgatgacgatagCATCTCATCTCAGTCCACCTTTAACgatgaagaggaagaagaaaacggGGACAATGGAAAGCACGCCTTCAAGCATTCGGAAGGTTACAATGGTAAAAATGGTATCAAAAACGATAGCAACAATAATCGCAACGAGGATGCCCGTAAGCTGAGTCTCGGCAGCAAGCTGAACGGTAGCATGGGCAGTACAAAGTCCAGCGACAGGATGCGCAAGTTCTTCAAGGAGCTTAAATCGAAAAGCATGGATGTATCGTGCAAGAACCCGGGTGTCGTTTTAGACGATG ATGTGAAGTATTCCAAAAACGATCAAATCATCCACGCAGAGGATAGAGCGTCGAAGGTGTGCACACTGATGTGA